One genomic window of Gallaecimonas sp. GXIMD4217 includes the following:
- a CDS encoding MmcQ/YjbR family DNA-binding protein: MDRDAARAHLLGLPEAVEDHPFGPDVAVFKVGGKMFATLALGKGNEKGTDGKMAGHWCMNLKCEPNQADMLRSHFPAIIPGYHMSKSHWNTVILDGSIPEGEVRRLMEQSYDLIVASLRKAERERLARHRR, translated from the coding sequence ATGGATAGAGATGCCGCCAGAGCGCACCTGCTCGGCCTGCCTGAGGCCGTGGAGGACCATCCCTTCGGGCCTGATGTGGCCGTCTTCAAGGTCGGCGGCAAGATGTTCGCCACCCTGGCCCTGGGCAAGGGCAACGAAAAAGGCACGGACGGCAAGATGGCCGGGCACTGGTGCATGAACCTCAAGTGCGAGCCCAACCAGGCCGACATGCTGCGCAGCCACTTCCCCGCCATCATCCCCGGCTACCACATGAGCAAGAGCCACTGGAACACGGTGATCCTGGACGGCTCCATCCCCGAAGGCGAAGTCCGGCGCCTGATGGAGCAGTCCTATGACCTTATCGTCGCCAGCCTGAGAAAGGCCGAACGGGAGCGGCTGGCGCGCCACCGTCGCTGA
- a CDS encoding site-2 protease family protein has product MKLTLLDMTVFGHQLRLEADIYGKEYVYLNDQLVSEKRNLTSTASSHPFAFGEGDWQLEFKLDWRMTQLDYRIQRGDEQTQGQLLLPPDLSQSLGNARAQQAPARRSGLIGWAALGFKLFKSAKVIKVALAGASFASYAYLFNWQMAVILLAILVFHEYGHLKAMHRFGIKTKGIFLIPFFGGAAVASERFRTQWQEVYVALAGPSFGMAMCLAAYGLYLLTGSAFIGAVASLAAFLNLFNLLPIHPLDGGRVLKAIMASTQSRLAFWAVMACSAAGFAASLTFGLSLLAILLVVGVLDLLGERKHPGRQLPMNGYAMLVSLAWYLAVALPLLAIIFAMAGSGLPGTEIPHLILTS; this is encoded by the coding sequence ATGAAACTGACCCTGCTCGACATGACCGTTTTCGGCCACCAGCTCAGGCTGGAGGCCGACATCTATGGCAAGGAATACGTCTATCTCAACGACCAGCTGGTCAGCGAGAAGCGCAACCTCACTTCCACCGCCAGCAGCCATCCCTTCGCCTTCGGCGAGGGGGACTGGCAGCTGGAATTCAAGCTGGACTGGCGAATGACCCAGCTTGACTACCGTATCCAGCGCGGCGACGAGCAGACCCAGGGCCAGCTGCTGCTGCCGCCGGATCTGAGCCAGTCCCTGGGCAACGCCAGGGCGCAGCAGGCGCCGGCCCGGCGCAGCGGCCTGATCGGCTGGGCGGCCCTGGGCTTCAAGCTGTTCAAGTCCGCCAAGGTCATCAAGGTGGCCCTGGCCGGGGCCAGCTTCGCCAGCTACGCGTACCTGTTCAACTGGCAGATGGCGGTGATCCTGCTGGCGATACTGGTGTTCCACGAATATGGCCACCTCAAGGCCATGCACCGCTTCGGCATCAAGACCAAGGGCATCTTCCTGATCCCCTTCTTTGGCGGCGCCGCCGTGGCCTCGGAGCGCTTTCGCACCCAGTGGCAGGAGGTCTACGTGGCCCTGGCCGGCCCCAGCTTCGGCATGGCCATGTGCCTGGCGGCCTACGGCCTCTATCTGCTGACCGGCTCGGCCTTTATCGGCGCCGTGGCCTCCCTGGCGGCCTTCCTGAACCTGTTCAACCTGCTGCCCATACATCCCCTGGACGGCGGCCGGGTGCTCAAGGCCATCATGGCCTCCACCCAGAGCAGGCTGGCCTTCTGGGCGGTGATGGCTTGCTCGGCGGCGGGCTTTGCGGCGTCGCTGACCTTCGGCCTCAGCCTGCTGGCCATACTGCTGGTGGTGGGGGTGCTGGATCTGCTGGGCGAACGCAAGCACCCGGGCCGGCAGCTGCCCATGAACGGCTACGCCATGCTGGTGTCCCTGGCCTGGTACCTGGCGGTGGCCCTGCCGCTGCTGGCCATCATCTTCGCCATGGCCGGCAGCGGCCTGCCCGGCACCGAGATCCCCCATTTGATACTGACGTCCTGA
- a CDS encoding TlpA disulfide reductase family protein has product MLKRLIPLALLPMLAACAQTPPDKPDYLTYVSQGQQLPLPPLESIDGQSLDLALSSKRKLVILFATWCHDSQRTIRDLMASELARDDDLQIVGIGREESPDALARFAKEFGTNFPLVADPDRSLYGRFANAGIPRLILVDEHNQVVKTLIGEKPGVLSEVRWQ; this is encoded by the coding sequence ATGTTGAAACGACTCATTCCCCTGGCGCTGCTGCCGATGCTGGCCGCCTGCGCCCAGACCCCGCCAGACAAGCCCGACTACCTCACCTATGTCAGCCAGGGCCAGCAGTTGCCGCTGCCGCCCCTGGAAAGCATCGACGGCCAGTCCCTGGATCTGGCCCTGTCCAGCAAGCGCAAGCTGGTGATCCTATTCGCCACCTGGTGCCACGACTCCCAGCGCACCATCCGCGACCTGATGGCCTCCGAGCTGGCCCGGGATGACGATCTCCAGATCGTCGGCATAGGCCGGGAGGAAAGCCCCGACGCCCTGGCCAGGTTCGCCAAGGAATTCGGTACCAACTTCCCGCTGGTGGCCGATCCGGACCGCAGCCTCTACGGCCGCTTCGCCAATGCCGGCATCCCCAGGCTGATCCTGGTGGACGAACACAACCAGGTGGTCAAGACCCTGATCGGCGAAAAGCCCGGTGTGCTCAGCGAGGTCCGCTGGCAGTAG
- a CDS encoding NAD(P)/FAD-dependent oxidoreductase translates to MKRILIVGGGAGGLELACRLGRQLGRRGEAEVWLIDQSRQHVWKPLLHEVATGAFNPELGGADYLLLARLNHFQFLQGRMTELDSDNKQIQLAASRDDKGRYLSGATHLDYDLLVLALGSQSADFGVPGVAEHAFFLDAPDQAIRFHQHLLAKVQGRQLKADQQPLRVTIVGAGATGVELSAELVSAAQQLRHYGASRLDLAISLLEAGPRILPALKERISQKAARELAGMDIHIRTSAKVIRADKDGFVLEGEEKVDADLLVWAAGIKGADWLQQLGLECNKRNQLVVDEQLRSLSDEHIYALGDCCDAAPPRAQAAHQQANFLARHLAALARGQSSNASFQYRDQGSLVSLAEDGAVGGLMGSLSKGTFFVEGHLAKLMYVSLYRKHQLALFGFWRTLGLWLADRVNRWFRPRLKLH, encoded by the coding sequence GTGAAAAGGATCCTGATCGTCGGCGGTGGCGCCGGAGGACTGGAGCTGGCCTGCCGCCTGGGCCGCCAGCTTGGACGGCGCGGCGAGGCGGAGGTCTGGCTTATCGACCAGAGCCGCCAGCATGTCTGGAAACCCCTGCTGCACGAGGTGGCCACCGGCGCCTTCAACCCGGAGCTGGGCGGCGCCGACTACCTGCTGCTGGCCAGGCTCAACCACTTCCAGTTCCTGCAGGGACGGATGACCGAGCTGGACAGCGACAACAAGCAGATCCAGCTGGCCGCCAGCCGCGACGACAAGGGCCGTTACCTGTCCGGCGCCACCCACCTCGACTACGACCTGCTGGTGCTGGCCCTGGGCAGCCAGAGCGCCGACTTCGGGGTGCCCGGCGTGGCCGAGCATGCCTTCTTCCTGGATGCACCGGATCAGGCAATACGTTTCCACCAGCACCTGCTGGCCAAGGTCCAGGGCCGCCAGCTTAAGGCCGACCAGCAGCCGCTGCGGGTCACCATAGTAGGGGCCGGCGCCACCGGCGTGGAGCTGTCCGCCGAGCTGGTCAGCGCCGCACAGCAGCTGCGCCACTACGGCGCCAGCCGGCTGGATCTGGCCATCAGCCTGCTGGAGGCGGGGCCAAGGATCCTGCCGGCACTGAAGGAGCGTATCAGCCAGAAGGCGGCCCGGGAGCTGGCCGGCATGGACATCCACATTCGCACCAGCGCCAAGGTGATCCGGGCCGACAAGGACGGCTTCGTGCTGGAGGGCGAGGAAAAGGTCGACGCCGATCTGCTGGTCTGGGCCGCCGGCATCAAGGGCGCCGACTGGCTGCAGCAGCTGGGCCTGGAATGCAACAAGCGCAACCAGCTGGTGGTGGACGAGCAGCTGCGTTCGCTGAGCGACGAGCACATCTATGCCCTGGGCGACTGCTGCGACGCCGCCCCGCCCCGGGCCCAGGCCGCCCACCAACAGGCCAACTTCCTGGCCCGCCACCTGGCCGCCCTGGCCCGCGGCCAAAGCAGCAATGCCAGCTTCCAGTACCGGGACCAGGGCTCGCTGGTATCCCTGGCCGAGGACGGCGCCGTCGGCGGCCTGATGGGCAGCCTGTCCAAGGGCACCTTCTTCGTGGAGGGACACCTGGCCAAGCTGATGTACGTGTCCCTCTACCGCAAGCACCAGCTGGCCCTGTTCGGCTTCTGGCGCACCCTGGGCCTGTGGCTGGCGGACAGGGTCAACCGCTGGTTCCGGCCCAGGCTCAAGCTGCACTGA
- a CDS encoding MliC family protein: MNKMLMTLGCLLLAACSEPEAPESRDGASAVPAEPVPEPRLPLPEREAPFKVRVYDCEGERVVLELRDGGGWLFAPGLSLEMQAEPAASGVRMSGEGGVFFWSKGQEARLETPTGRRHCREQVAEAPWEQSKLSGMDFRAVGNEPGWVLEIQGNRLLLVTDYGNTRIEDSAEVREFGDQSLFKGQRLDVTLAPGPCVDDMSGQRFETKVTIRLAGQAMKGCGRPLH, encoded by the coding sequence ATGAACAAGATGCTGATGACGCTGGGCTGCCTGCTGCTGGCCGCCTGTTCCGAGCCCGAGGCGCCCGAGTCACGGGACGGCGCCTCGGCGGTGCCGGCCGAGCCGGTCCCCGAGCCGCGGTTGCCCTTGCCGGAGCGGGAGGCGCCCTTCAAGGTCCGGGTTTACGACTGCGAGGGTGAGCGGGTGGTGCTGGAGTTGCGGGACGGCGGCGGCTGGCTGTTTGCCCCTGGTTTGTCCCTGGAAATGCAGGCCGAGCCGGCCGCGTCCGGGGTCAGGATGAGCGGGGAAGGGGGCGTGTTCTTCTGGTCCAAGGGCCAGGAGGCCAGGCTGGAAACCCCGACGGGGCGGCGCCATTGCCGGGAGCAGGTTGCGGAAGCGCCCTGGGAGCAGAGCAAGCTGAGCGGCATGGATTTTCGCGCCGTCGGCAACGAACCCGGCTGGGTACTGGAGATCCAGGGCAACCGACTGCTGCTGGTGACCGATTACGGCAATACCCGTATCGAGGACAGCGCCGAGGTGCGGGAATTCGGCGACCAGAGCCTGTTCAAGGGCCAGCGCCTCGACGTGACCCTGGCGCCGGGGCCCTGCGTTGATGACATGAGCGGCCAGCGTTTCGAGACCAAGGTGACGATAAGGCTGGCCGGGCAGGCCATGAAGGGCTGCGGCCGGCCGCTCCATTGA
- the ygfZ gene encoding tRNA-modifying protein YgfZ — protein sequence MTQHWQPLIQDRHLAPLSGQQQPAQLALIPIDSLGLVRLSGPDATSFLQGQVTLDVTRLDDRHARLGAHCDAKGKMQGLFRAFKQGDDLLLLQDKGAVAQQLPALAKYAVFSKVELTDASDTLLMLGVTGDGAEAWLGDKLGACPQGHNQTAPLDGGLVLRLDSPFPRYLVLLSADAMAALVKDADALWLESGAWVGLDILAAEPSLPAPLQGEYVPQQLNLQLLDGIAFDKGCYAGQEVVARMHYRGGNKRAMWHLAGSADKAPQAGDALELSLGDNFRPGGVVVASYRFGDGSLHLLAVCRNDLEGDERFRVKGDEHSALQLAPMPYAITSD from the coding sequence ATGACTCAGCATTGGCAACCCCTCATTCAAGACCGCCATCTCGCTCCCCTCAGCGGCCAGCAGCAGCCGGCCCAGCTGGCCCTGATCCCCATCGACAGCCTGGGCCTGGTGCGCCTGAGCGGCCCGGACGCCACCAGCTTCCTGCAGGGCCAGGTGACCCTGGACGTCACCAGGCTGGACGACCGCCATGCCCGCCTCGGCGCCCATTGCGACGCCAAGGGCAAGATGCAGGGCCTGTTCCGGGCCTTCAAACAGGGCGACGACCTACTGCTGCTGCAGGACAAAGGCGCCGTGGCCCAGCAACTGCCGGCCCTGGCCAAGTACGCCGTCTTCTCCAAGGTCGAACTGACGGATGCCAGCGACACGCTGCTGATGCTGGGCGTGACCGGCGACGGCGCCGAGGCCTGGCTCGGCGACAAGCTGGGCGCCTGCCCCCAGGGCCATAACCAGACGGCGCCGCTGGACGGCGGCCTGGTGCTGCGCCTGGACAGCCCCTTCCCCCGCTACCTGGTGCTGCTGAGCGCCGACGCCATGGCCGCCCTGGTCAAGGACGCCGATGCCCTCTGGCTGGAAAGCGGCGCCTGGGTGGGCCTGGACATCCTGGCCGCCGAGCCCAGCCTGCCGGCCCCCCTGCAGGGGGAATACGTGCCCCAGCAGCTCAACCTGCAGCTGCTGGACGGTATCGCCTTCGACAAGGGCTGCTACGCCGGCCAGGAAGTGGTGGCGCGCATGCACTACAGGGGCGGCAACAAGCGGGCCATGTGGCACCTGGCGGGCAGCGCCGATAAGGCCCCCCAAGCCGGCGACGCCCTGGAGCTGAGCCTGGGCGACAACTTCCGCCCCGGCGGCGTGGTGGTGGCCAGCTACCGCTTCGGCGATGGCAGCCTGCACCTGCTGGCGGTGTGCCGCAACGATCTGGAGGGCGACGAGCGCTTCCGGGTCAAGGGCGATGAGCACAGCGCGCTGCAGCTGGCACCCATGCCCTATGCAATAACCAGCGACTGA